The DNA region TAAAAACGGTGAACGAATCACCGCTTAACAAAGCATAACGCACCTATTCTGAATGATTGTGTGTATTATGACACCAATCTCGAGAGGGAAAGGGGATTACTTAAGGGACACTTAAGAGTTGCCGCTCCTGGCTGGCTGTTTCACCAAAATGTTGCATAGCAGTCCTGAGATGTTTCAACAGCGTGGCTTCTGGCAATGGCCCCTGAAGATGGCTCCAGGGAAGAACTTGGCCCGGTTGCCAATCGTTGTAAACGTAATACTCCAGAGGAGGTAATTTCCCTCGCAACTCCTTAAAGGCACGACGGTAGCTGCCCAGCGTATCTCCGTAATGGCGGGTCAGTTCCAGCAGGTAGGATAATCGCCGATCGCCCCGTGATAGCAAAGCCTGAATCACTGACCAGTTATAGCTTTCGGGACGAAAATCAATGCCCTGCGATCGCAACTGTTTCTGCAAAAATTGCAACCGCTTTTCCGCCTGACGATTCACGCCAAACCACTGGAAAGGCGTATGAGCTTTGGGGACAAACGTACTGCATCCCAGAGTCAATCTCAGGCCAGGAGCCGCTTTTTTAATCGCCCGCATCATGTCTACGGTTTGTTCCAGGTCCGTCATTTCTTCGCCCGGAATCCCGGCCATGCCATACAACTTCAGGTTACTCAGTCCTCCGGCTCTGGCGTTGATCGCCGCCTGAATAATTTCCTCATTGGTCAACTTTTTGTTGATGATCTGGCGCACTCGATCGGAGCCGCTTTCCACGGCGATCGTAATCGAGCGGGTATCATGCTTCACTAACGTTTCTGCCAGTTTGGGAGTCACCGTATTGGTGCGAACTGAGGCAATGCTGAGGCGTACCTGATCCTGTTCTGGCCGATTCAGGTAAGCCAGCAAGTCCTCAAATTCGGGATGCTGGGTAACAGAGGCTCCCAATAACCCCAGGCGATCGGTAACTTGCAAGCCTCGATCAATAGCAGGAATCAGCGACTGCTCCAAATCGGCTGTCCGAAAGGGCAGGGTTAAATAACTGGCGAGACAGAAGCGGCACATCTCCGGACAACTCCGTACCACCTCAACCATGTAGATATTTTCCCAGGCGGCTTTTTCCGTAACGACGGTTGAGGCAGATAAGGTATTCCCCCAGTAGGTTTGCTTTTCAATGCGATCGGGAATATCGGCATCAATGGGTTGAATCGATCGCACGGGGCCATCTTCCCCCTCATAAGTCACCTCATACAGGGCAGGCACATACAATCCTGGCACCTGCGCCAGATGCTTCAGTTGGGTCAGGCGATCGCACTGACGCACCGCTTTGTAGGCCGCAATAAATTCCCCCAGTAGCAGTTCTCCATCCCCCAGCAAAATCACATCGAAGAAGTCGGCAAAGGGTTCGGGATTGGCTGTTAACACCGGGCCACCGCCAAAAATCAGGGGATGGGAGGAATGAGCAGCATTGAGCGGCGATCGATCTACTGCCCTTACCGGAACCTCCAAAGACTCCAACATTCCCAGGACATTCACATAATCCAATTCCCAGGAGAGGGAAAAGCCGATTAATTCGGGGTCGGCAGGCAGGGCTTCTTGAGCATCGGTAAACAGGCGACTGACGTGCAAATCCGATCGGGCCGCCAGGGTTGCCCAGACGACTTGATACCCCAGGCTGGTAATGCCCACACTATATTCATTGGGAAATGCAAAGATAGTGGGAATCGCATCAGGTTCTGAAATGGTAGGAGTAAACAGCAGCCTTTCAGCGGCAAAGGGAGCAGACATAAGTTAAGACTTTCCAGGGTTACGAAATAGATCCCGAATCAGACAACGAAAGCCAGGAAGTAAGTCTTCACAGACCAGTTCATCTGCCTCCGTCAGAATTTGGGTTTGGGTGGGAGAGAAGTAGATGGTCAACGTGCGATGTTCAGGGGAAATCAGCCACACCTGCTGCACACCAGCCGCCAGGTATTCCAACACTTTGCTGGTGACTTTCTCATACAGATCATTGGGAGAAATAATTTCAACGGCCAGGTCGGGGGCAATTTCCCAGATGCCTTCTGGTTCGCCTTCGGGTGGAATGCGATCGGCTGAGACAAAGGACACATCCGGAAGCCGATCGTTGCGTCCAATTCTGAACGTAGTATCAGGGCCATAAACACCTCCTAACCGATTGGCTTCAACATACATCGCTATCCTGGCAGCCAGCCGCATCCCAACTCCCCCATGTCTGGCTCCCCCCATCACTTTCTCCTCTAGCTGACCATCTACAACCTCGTATTCCTTGTCTGGATTGGGAGCAACTTCAGTTGAGACAACCATATCGGCTTTCCAAAATCTGCTTTGTGAGAACGTCTAAAACCAATCTATCGCAGTACTGCAGTAATCACTTAAATTCTCTGGAAGGGCGTAGCACTTGGGTGTAAACCGAACGGTTGAGATGAGCCACCGCCTCTGATTCTGAATGATTTTGTGTTTCCGGTAAGCCTTTAGCAATGATGGAGGTCTGAGATTATCTCATCCACCTTAAAAACCTCTCCCCTAGCCCCTCCCCGATGCGGAGAGGGGAACTCTTCAAAACCTCCTTCCCTTGTAGGGAAGGGGGTTGGGGGTTAGGTCTGAGATTATCTCAGCCAACTACCTTAGCAATACAAACGCTTTGAAGATGAGCATCATGTTGCTCTATATCCCAAATCGTTTCAGCATCGATTTGGTATCATTAACTACAAAATTAATGAAGTGGCTCTGAATCCTTAATATTGAGTTAAGCGAATAGCGGATGAGTGCATCCCAGTTTTGTAAGACTCATTTTGAGAATTGCCCATTAAGGTAAGCACAGCGTTGCTTCAGCACCTGTGGTACGTTACCCTTTTCCCACTGCGCCCCCGATATCTTGACGCGCCGCCCGACTTGTTTGACCGTTGATTCAATTGCACCAGAACCAATGGAAATGCCTTCGGCTTGATAATAGCCATAGTTGACAATCCGCTGTCGATGCTTGTTGAGATAGGCAATGAAAGTCGCAACCCGCTCGTGTTGCCAATCCTCAAACTGGATGATCGCTCCCTCGACATCGCCCTGCCACAAGCAGGCTTCCACCACCGCTAAACGTTGCTGGGAACCACCCACCTTGCCCAAATTCTCGATGAGGTGATACCAATCCAAAATCTCCCGTCTTTGGGTCGTGGTGCCGATCTGGGCATAAATATTCCAGATCCCATCGTGCCCATCTCCTAAGCAAGTGAGCGGGTCAGACAAGGGTTGAGGGTTGACCCAGTTAACCAATTGCTCGTTATCCTGGAAAAAAGCAGCCACACAGCACTCGTGCAGATTCACCCCCTTGTAATCTCGCCATTCACTCGGTTGTCCTTGAGGGTTCGCAATCGTACTTTGCCGCCGTCTACACTCATCTCCTCAACCACTCCTGCCACTTGCGGTAACTCGAAGGTTTGACGATGGACTAATCGTTGTTGAGTGCTGTGAGTAACCTTCACCCCAGTCAACACTTCGATGTCTTCTGCCGCTCGCTCATACGACTCGTTGGCACTGAGCAACAAACAACACTGCTCCAGGTAAGGACTCCAGCGTGTGTAGGCTTTCACCTCCAGAATTTGTGCCTGTTTCTCGCTCAAGTGCAGTCGTCCGACGATACTGTCGAGGCTGCGCTTTCGTCCACTTGTGGTGCCGCTGCTTGTTGCAATAAAAAATCCCCGAGTTCTGGACCGACGTGTTCCAGCAGATGCCCTCTTACTGCTACCTCAATCCCTGCTAATGTTTTTACTTGCTCCGGGTCGGTTTCCTCGTACAGCAGAGCGGCAAGGGCACGAGCATGGGCTTGAATTTGGGCTTTTTTCTCAGCGTCCATTGGAGTTATCGGCTAAAGGTGGAATGCTCAAAGTTTAGCGTTGTCTCCCAAACATAGCCCTAAGCACTTATACTCATCGCAAATGTGGGATGCACTCTAGCGGATGTTCTTGAAATCGAGAAATAATCAATTCATCAAGCCCGCCTTGAAGGAGGGAGTATGGAAGCGAATCCGCTACTGAATGTTGAACTGCCGCCCGAACTGCAAGAAATTCTGCAATCTGCACCTCATGTTGCGATCGCATCAAACGTAGATCAGCTTGTAGAACTCGCCATCCGGGATGCAAAGAACGGTTTTCACGAAGTTGCCTATGACATCCCTGAACGCGGGAAAGTTGTTGAAGCGTCGGTGTGTAGAGTTCGCAATGGAATCAGTGCTAATTACGGATCAGCTAGCCATTGGCGGAGTTCGCGTAATGCGGTTCCGGTTCCCTGTTCTGCTGCCACTTGCAGTACCTGAGCGATCAATGAGTGTAGCTCGGTGTTGGGGAAGTAACGACTGCAAGACTGCAACTCATAGATCTCATTCTGTAATGCATAAATCTGTAAGCCGTTTTTCTGGAATAGCCAGACTTCAGGAACAGAGTAGGGTAAGGAGTCCTCGGCAGCGGTGTAAGTGGTGACATCGATTTCAATCACCAGATCGGGAGGCGGATCGGTTTGCCAGTCGATGCGGTCTTTGCCCAAAGCCGATCGCCAGTTGTCGATATAGCAGCAGTAATCTGGCTCAATCCCCCCTGATTCGGGAATTTCCATCGTAATTGGAGTAAAGGCTTCGTAATTGCGGTTTTCCCTATCCAGCAACGCTTTCACTACATCGGCCAGAATATTGGCTTCTCGTCCGTATCTCGGTAAAGAACTCATCAGCAGAATTTCGCCATTGCGATATTTAATTCGGGGCACTGAACCATCCCCTCGGCTATCCCGCAAAGCACAGTAGTCCTGCCAGGTTCCAGGCATACGCAGCACGGCTCCGGCGGGAAGATGGATTTTGTCGCGGGAGATGAGGGCGTACATGGGGATTGGGGTGGAGAGGGAAGTGGAGAGGCGGGGAAGTGGAGGGAAGGATTTAAGGGGTGGTTTCTGGGGAGTTGGGGGTTGTGCCAATCGCTTGGCTTATAGATTTGAGGATGCTGGCGACGGCATAGAGATCGTTGGCGCGGCGTTGGAGAGTTAGCAAGTCGGAGCAAGCATATTGGGCGGATGGTTTGAGTAACTTGGCAAATAGAAACTCCGTGCCGTTGGTCACGAGGCTAAAAGCGGGTTTTTCTGGGTGGGAAGTGGTGGCCATGTAAGCGAGTGCTTGAGCGATCGCCTCTTTCAAGGAAAATCCGGCTTCTTTTGACTCGACAACCAGTACCCAGAACTGGTCTTGCAGAACCAGGACATCAATTCGTCCCCGTACCATTTCCCCTTCGTCTTCCAGGGCAATCTGCACAGACGCTTCTGTTTTCAAGCGAAAAGGAGCGCGGTAAAAGCCTGCCATGGCCAGTAAAGGGGATACAACGACCAACTTTACGGCTTCCTCACTTAGGGGATATTCGTTGAGATAAAGGAAGTCGGCCTTTAGTTGATCGAGCGATCGCTTTTCTACGTCTGTCAGTTCAGGCAAGTCTTTCCACCATTTCGTGAAAAAATCTATATCTTTGTTCTCTTGCAGCCCGAATTTCTGCTTGACTTCATGCAGGGACAAATCACTTGCCTGAACTGTTTGCACCATAAAAAACCCTCTTTCCTTTTAGTTTACTGATCCTACTGCTGAAGTATTACAATCTAGACAGTCTAGCTGTCATTTGAATATGTCTGAAGTGTGGCAATTACAAACTGCAAAAAATAAATTTAGTGAAGTTGTGGAGCAAGCGATTCAGCATGGCCCGCAAGTGATTACTCGGCGGGGGAATGAAGTTGCTGTGGTGTTGTCCTATGCCGATTACCGCAAACTGACAACTCCTCAGACCAAGCTCTCGGTCTTTTTCAGAGAATCGCCATTAGCCAAAGTTGAACTGGATCTTACCCGTGATGTCAGTGCTGCCAGGGATGACCTGATGCTATGAAGTACCTGCTTGATACCTGTGTCATCTCTGAGCTAATCGCGAAATCTCCCAATCAGAAGGTGATTGACTGGGTTGATCAACTTGAAGAAATGCAGATCTATCTGAGTGTGGTGACGATCGGTGAAATTTGCAAAGGAATTGCCAAACTAACAGATTCCCAACGTAAAAACGAATTAACTCACTGGCTGCATCAGGAATTATTGGTGCGCTTTGCCGATCGCATTCTCCCCATTGATGTAGAAGTTATGCTGACCTGGGGAGAGCTAACTGGAAATTTGGAACGAACGGGCAAAAAGATACCTGCCGTAGATTCCTTAATTGCCGCGATCGCGCTGCAAAATCAGCTTCATCTGGTGACTCGAAATGAAGCTGACTTTAGAGAAGCGGGTATTATCGTCGTCAATCCCTGGAACCAGTAGGGGAACAACCGTTCGCCCCTACTCCTGGTATGCTTCCATTGGTAAACAGGTGCAGACCAGATGGCGATCGCCATAAGCCTGATCAATCCGACCCACAGCGGCCCAGAATTTGTTTTCCTTTGTCCAGGTGGTCGGGTAGACGGCGCGTTGGCGGGAGTAGGGATGATTCCATTCCTCGGTGAGAGCCAGTGCTGTATGAGGCGCGTTTTTCAACAGATTGTTGTGGCGATCGGCCTTACCCTCCTCGATTTCGCGAATCTCTTCCCGAATTGCAATCATGGCATCACAGAAGCGGTCTAATTCCTGCTTCGACTCACTTTCGGTTGGCTCTACCATGATCGTGCCGGCCACAGGCCAGGATACGGTGGGCGGATGGAAGCCATAGTCAATCAACCGCTTAGCAATATCATCCACTTCAATCTCAGCGGATTTTTTAAACTGGCGCAAATCAATAATGCATTCATGGGCAACCAAGCCATTTTTGCCCTTGTACAACACGGGATAATGATTCTCTAACCGCTTGGCAATATAGTTGGCATTCAATATTGCAACTTCTGTGGCTTTGGTTAAGCCCTCGGCTCCCATCAACGCAATATACATCCAGGAGATCGGCAGAATGCTGGGACTACCCCAGGGAGCAGCAGAGACAGGACCGATGGGATGAAGGGTAGAGGGGTGGGGGAGTGGAGGGGTGGAGGAGTGATCGTCTCTAATTTGAATGACTGGATGGCCAGGTAGAAAAGGCACCAGATGTTTGGCCACGCCGATCGGTCCCATGCCGGGGCCACCGCCACCATGAGGAATGCAGAAGGTTTTGTGCAGGTTCAGGTGACAGACATCTGCGCCAAAGTCAGCAGGACGGCAGATTCCCACCTGAGCGTTCATATTGGCTCCATCCATGTACACCTGCCCCCCGTTGGCGTGAACGATGTCACAGATTTCGCGAATGCCTGCTTCAAAAACTCCGTGGGTGGACGGATAAGTGACCATTAAGGCGGACAACTGATCGCGGTACTTCTCGGCTTTGGCTTTCAGGTCGGCAATATCAATGTTGCCCTCCCGATCGCAGTCCACCGGAACCACCTTCATCCCAGCCATCACCGCACTGGCTGGATTGGTGCCGTGAGCAGAAGTGGGGATAAGACAAACGGTGCGATCGCTGTCTCCGCGAGATTCGTGATATTGGCGAATTACCAGCAGTCCGGCATATTCTCCCTGAGAGCCTGCATTTGGTTGTAGAGAAATGCCCGCAAATCCAGTAATCTCTGCCAGCCAGTGTTCCAGTTGCTCAAATAGAGTTTGATAACCTCTGGTCTGCTCTAAGGGGGCAAAGGGATGAATTTGACCAAACTCCGGCCAGGTAACGGGAATCATTTCGGTGGTCGCATTCAGCTTCATGGTGCAGGAGCCGAGCGGAATCATGGCCGTAGTCAGAGACAGATCCCTCGACTGCAACCGATACATATAGCGCAGCAATTCCGTTTCCGAGTGGTAGGAATTGAAGACGGGATGGGTCAGATAGGGGGTGGTGCGCTGGAGAGCAGGGGGGATGATGGGATGATGGGATGAGGAGAGCAGATCTTCCGGGGTAAAGTGGGCACCCTGTTCTCCGGCAAAGATCTGGAAAAGGGTGAGCAGGCTATCGGACGAAATGGTTTCATCCAGGGCAAGGCCGATCGTCGTGGCATCAATTTGCCGCAGGTTGACGTGGTGAGAATGAGCGCGATTAATGATGTGCTTTGCCTGGTCAGGAGTTACGTTGACTTTTAAGGTGTCAAAGAACGGCTCAGTGCCTAACTCGTAGCCCAAACGCTGTAAGCCTTCCGCCAGCACGATCGTCATCTGGTGAACTCGCTGGGCAATCCGCTGCAACCCCTGTGGCCCGTGGTACACCGCATACATACTGGCAATGATCGCCAGCAGCACTTGCGCCGTACAGATATTGCTGGTGGCCTTGTCCCGGCGGATATGTTGTTCGCGAGTTTGCAGGGCCAGTCGTAGAGCAGGTTGACCGTGAATATCTTTGGAAACACCAACTAGCCGACCGGGAATTTGCCGCTTGTAGGCTTCACGGGTGGCAAAGAAAGCCGCATGGGGGCCACCGTAACCGAGGGGAACACCAAAGCGCTGGCTGTTCCCCACGGCAATGTCGGCTCCAAATTCACCGGGAGGAGTCAGCAAAGTCAAACTGAGTAAATCGGCAGCAACAGTGACTAAAGCTCCAGCAGCATGGGCACGATCGCAAAATTCCCGGTAATCGTAAATCGCGCCATCAGTGGCCGGATACTGTACCAGGGCACCGAACACGGGCACATCAAACTGAAAGGTACGATGATCGCCGATGATCACCTCAATTCCCAATGCCTGGGCACGGGTTTGCACGACGGCGATCGTTTGCGGATGGCAGGCTTCTGATACCCAGAAGGTTTTTGCTTTCGTCTTGCACACCCCATAGCTCATGGACATGGCTTCAGCCGCAGCCGTACCTTCGTCCAGCAGCGAAGCATTGGCAATTTCCAGGCCCGTTAAATCCGTCACCATCGTCTGGAAATTCAGCAGGGCTTCCAACCGACCCTGAGCAATTTCCGGCTGGTAAGGGGTGTACTGGGTGTACCAGGCGGGATTTTCCAGGATATTACGTTGAATCACGGGTGGGGTAATGCAGTTGGAGTACCCCATGCCGATGAACGATTGAAAAATTTGGTTTTCCTGGGCAATCTCCTTCAGTGCTTGCAGTAACTCATACTCTGATTTTCCGGCTTCCAGTTTGAGGGGAGTTTGCAGGCGAATGGACTGCGGCACTGTGGCATCAATCAGAGCATCTAGACTGTCAAAACCAAGTAGTTCCAGCATTTGAGCCAGATCTGCATTGCCGGGGCCAATATGCCGTTCTTCAAAGGAATCGGTGTACGTTAGAGGATTCGAGAGCGGGGAGGCAGGTTTTACCGGATAAAAGACTGGATTGGGTAAGCGTTGAGAAGCCTCAGAGTGGCCATCAGATGCGGCATTTGCGCCGCTGGGATGAGAAAGGTTGGTACGCCCGCCGGATTGGTCGATCGAATGCTCTAACATGCTGCAAGGAGGGTGATGGTTACTTAAAATTTACGAAGGGATAGTTTTACAGACTTTAACATTTACCTTTCTAGTCTAAGCACTTTTTCCATCTTCTCCGTGCGGATCCTGATCCTGAGAGCGTTGATTAACAAAAAATACACCCTTTCTTCTTCCGAAGTTTAAACTGTGAAGGGAAAGCGCTGGGGAAAGGTCTTGGCATCGTCCTTGAATCCGTGCTTTCTCAGAAGTCTTCTGCCCAATCTGGGAACCAGATTTGCGATACTGGATTTGATTGATCACTGTTCGTTTCGAGTAACCCTCTCCATGTTTATCCTTGACGTTTCTCTGAAAAATACGCCTCTAGCTCTGTCAGTGCAAAAGAAAACGGCAGAAGATGCAGAGGCTGCCTACCAGACTGTTTTGGCTGCCCTGAATGCATCGGAGCCTAAGGTGATAGAGCTGACCTGCGAACACCAACCTGGCAAGAAACTCAGTATTCTCAGTAGTGAAATCTCTGCAGTGCAAGTATACGAAAAATCGAGTACTGCCACCTCGTCTGGTCGGCCTCCCGGTTTCTTTGCACTGGCTGAATGACTTCTCCGGCTGTCACTGACGATACGATCGCGATTCAGGTCAGAGATCTCTCCTTTCGCTGGTACAAGGGCGATACAGTGCTTGATGCTTGCAGTCTGGAAGTTCCTAAAGGAGAATTTTGGATGCTGCTGGGCACCAATGGCAGCGGTAAATCGACCCTGCTGCGTCTGTTAGCCGGATTGCTCCAACCTCAATCCGGTTACATCAAACCCCTGCCCAAATTTGGTTTTGTCTTCCAGAATCCCGATCATCAACTGGTAATGCCCACGGTGGGAGCGGATGTGGCTTTCGGTTTAGCAGAGGAAAATTTAACCTCTGTGCAAATCCGGCAGCGAGTTCAAGAAGCGCTGGATGCCGTGAATCTACTGCCGCTCATTCGCCGCCCCATTTATGCCCTCAGCGGTGGGCAGAAACAACGGGTGGCGATCGCAGGCGCGATCGCTCGCCACTGTGAAGTGCTCCTATTTGATGAACCCACAGCCCTTTTAGACCCTGATAGCCAACTGGAGTTGGTCTCCCAGGTACAGCGACTGGTCAAAGATCGGGGACTTACCGCCCTGTGGGTGACTCATCGATTGGATGAACTGGAATACTGCGACGGTGCTTTTCTCTTGGCAGGCGGCAAGGTGGTCGATCGGGGTGATCCCCAGCGATTACGGCAACGGTTAATGGGAGGGTAATTGGTAGAGACGTTTCGGCGAGACATCTCTACTATTTGCAATTGTCAGTACGAAATTGGGAAGGATTGCGATAAGCTAGAGCCAAGATGTGCAAGCTTAAGCAATTTTTCAGTTTTTTATGTCCCGATCCTCCCCACAGGCATTAATGCTCGTGGACGGCTACAACGTCGTCGGGACGTGGCATGACTTAAAACAGGTGCGCGATCGGGATGGATTAGAAGAAGCCCGTCGTTTATTGATCGAAGCCCTCACCAACTACAGCGCTTACCACGATTTTGATACCCGCCTGGTATTTGACTCTCAGTATCAGGACACTGGCAGCAAGCGGGATGTGATTACCAGGAACCTCGCCGTTCACTACACCGACTTTGGGCAGACGGCAGATACGTTCATCGAAAAAACCTGTGCCGCCTTCCGTAACGACCTGCGGAAATTTCACCAACGACTGATTGTCGCCACCTCCGATCGCGCCCAACAATTGACAGTAGTTGGCTATGGCGCTGAATGGATGTCTTCGGAACAACTGGCGATCGAAGTCGATCACGCTTTAATCAAAGTCCGGAGCAAGAAAAAGCCTGCCACCAAAAATTCCCGCCGCTTTTTGGCCAATTCTCTCGATCCAGTGGCTCAACAGCGGTTGTCAGAATTGCGATACGGGAAGGGCAAGTAAAGATTAAAACTTAGAACTAACTTCTTGCCTCTGGTTTTTGTCCGAAGCAGAAGAAAGTTGTGATGTCATTCCAGATGCCACGATCGCTGACCAAAGTCTTTAATTTTGCAACATAGTGATCTCTGGCCTGTTCCAATTGCTGAGCCGCCGCGATCGCGGCCAATCCCGTCCCTGTGGCTACATCCAAGACCGTTTGATCGCCACTCAAGTTGGCGTATTCCACCAGACGATGAGCAATGCGAGGATGAAATGTTCCTTCATCGTCATACTCAGTTCACTGGTTAAAGTACTCCGCCACCCGCTGCTTGAACTCGTTGGAATTGAGAGGTTGATACATAAAAATCCTTTAATCAAGAAGAAGATGGAGCGATCGTCCAGCCGCCTATTGTAAACTTATGCTAAGTGACACCACTGCGATCGTGTAGCAACCTACTACAAAAGCCCAAACACTTTCTTAGGGGTGGGCATGGCAATAAAATCCCTGCGATGCGTTACGGCTCACGCCTAACCCATCCTACAACTGGGACATGATTGGATTGCAAATCCCTCACTCTTCCTCCCCCACCCCTCCACGCCCCCACATCTCCTACCCTAATTCCCAATCCCCAATCCCCATGTCCCTCCAATCCCTCACCCTCTCTTTCCTGGCCCTTTGCCTCTCCCTGCTCTCCTTCCTTACCCCTGCCCTACCCGCCCATGCTCTCGGTGGCCCCTTGCCTCCGCTCAATCAGCCTGCCCCTGAATTCACCCTGCCGACTAACACAGGGGACGGCACCATTGCCCTGAAAGACTATCGAGGCAAGTGGGTGGTGGCCTATTTCTATCCCAAAGACTTCACTCCTGGTTGCACCCTGGAGGCCCGTCGTTTTCAAGCAGACCTGCCGAAATATCTCAGCCGCAATACCCAAATTCTGGGTATCAGTGCAGATTCAGTGGATTCTCACGCCGAATTCTGCGATTCCGAAGGATTGAAGTTTCCGCTTCTGGCAGACGAAGATGGTTCAGTCAGTAAGGCTTACGGTTCCTGGCTCAGTTTCATTTCTCTGCGGCATACCTTCATCATTGATCCAGATGGCCTTTTGAAAGCAACATTTACCGCCGTTAAACCAGCTATTCACAGTACTGAAGTGCTGGCTAAATTGGATGAACTGCAAGGAAGTAATTAATTGGGTTGGCAATGATCTGGCACTGCTAGCGATCGTTCATCAGCGGTGAGAGCGCAACCGATAGTAAGTCAGAATTGTGTCGTCATGGTGATGTAGGTAACAGTCGTGCAGGTAACATTAGAGTAAAGGAGCCTGTTTTTTCTGGTTCGCGTACAGGCCACCGCTCCCCAACTATGACTGCCTTGACGCTCTCTGGATGGCAACATCACTTTATTGAGACTAATCGCATCCGGCTCCACTGTGTCACGCAGGGGGAAGGAGACCTCGTACTGCTATTGCATGGCTTTCCCGAATTCTGGTATTCCTGGCGCTACCAAATTCCGGTTCTGGCCCGTTATTTCAAAGTGGTTGTCCCCGATTTGAGAGGCTACAACGACTCGGATAAGCCTGCCAGTGGCTATGATCTGGATACTTTAGCCGCCGACGTGCAGGGGTTAATTGAAAGCTTTGGCTATACCCGCGCTCACATCGTTGGGCATGATTGGGGCGGCGCGATCGCCTGGTATCTGGCGCAAAAATGTCCGCAATCCCTGAACCACCTGGCTATTCTCAGTGCTGTACCTGCACAGCGGTTACTGCGGGAAATGGTGATTAATATGGATCAATTGCGGCGCAGTTGGTATATGTTCGCCTTTCAGATTCCTGGTTTGCCAGAATGGGTCATTCAACAGAATCTGGGTGAGTTTGTCCGCAATTTGTTCCGAGAACAGGCAATCCGCAAAGGAGCCTTCTCTAAGGAAGATACGGAAATCTATCAATCTGCCTTAGCAAAACCAGGCGTTTTATCCGCTGCGCTCAATTATTACCGTCAGATGCTGATGCCGTGGAACTGGGTGCGGGAATGGAACCATGCCTTCCAACCGATCACGGTTCCTACCCTGGTTCTGTGGGGAGAAGAAGACTCCCTCCTCAGTCCCCATTTAACGGAGGGCATGGATCGACTGATTATGGCTCCCTTCAAACTTAGAATCATTCCTCACTGCGGTCACTGGATCCAGCAAGAAGCCCCCCAAACAGTGAACCGAGAACTGCTAGCCTTCTTGCGGAAACGCTAAGGCAAAGTTGATCGAGCCACAAAATTTTAGCCGTAACATCCCTGGGATCAACCAACAGTTAGCACTCTTCTGAGCATTGGCAATGGCACAATAATCAAGAAGTATGACAAACGGAGTTGATGTGGGCGCTCAGGCATCGATTGCATCCGACAAGAAAGTTTCAGACTCCCCGTTAAAAACGCTATGGAATGATACATTAACCATTTTTTGGGGAGACTGGTTGGATCTGCGAGTCCGGTTGGTGCAGGTTGCTGCATCCGGATTAATTTCACCCCTGATTTATATTGTTGGCTTTGGTCTGGGATTGGGCAGTGCCCTGGATGCCACCATGAAGCCTGCCGCAGGAGATAACTACTTGCAGTTTATTTTGCCGGGGATGGTGGCTCTATCTTCGATGGTGATTAGTTTTGGG from Leptodesmis sichuanensis A121 includes:
- a CDS encoding Uma2 family endonuclease — encoded protein: MVVSTEVAPNPDKEYEVVDGQLEEKVMGGARHGGVGMRLAARIAMYVEANRLGGVYGPDTTFRIGRNDRLPDVSFVSADRIPPEGEPEGIWEIAPDLAVEIISPNDLYEKVTSKVLEYLAAGVQQVWLISPEHRTLTIYFSPTQTQILTEADELVCEDLLPGFRCLIRDLFRNPGKS
- a CDS encoding B12-binding domain-containing radical SAM protein, whose product is MSAPFAAERLLFTPTISEPDAIPTIFAFPNEYSVGITSLGYQVVWATLAARSDLHVSRLFTDAQEALPADPELIGFSLSWELDYVNVLGMLESLEVPVRAVDRSPLNAAHSSHPLIFGGGPVLTANPEPFADFFDVILLGDGELLLGEFIAAYKAVRQCDRLTQLKHLAQVPGLYVPALYEVTYEGEDGPVRSIQPIDADIPDRIEKQTYWGNTLSASTVVTEKAAWENIYMVEVVRSCPEMCRFCLASYLTLPFRTADLEQSLIPAIDRGLQVTDRLGLLGASVTQHPEFEDLLAYLNRPEQDQVRLSIASVRTNTVTPKLAETLVKHDTRSITIAVESGSDRVRQIINKKLTNEEIIQAAINARAGGLSNLKLYGMAGIPGEEMTDLEQTVDMMRAIKKAAPGLRLTLGCSTFVPKAHTPFQWFGVNRQAEKRLQFLQKQLRSQGIDFRPESYNWSVIQALLSRGDRRLSYLLELTRHYGDTLGSYRRAFKELRGKLPPLEYYVYNDWQPGQVLPWSHLQGPLPEATLLKHLRTAMQHFGETASQERQLLSVP
- a CDS encoding type II toxin-antitoxin system Phd/YefM family antitoxin, which encodes MSEVWQLQTAKNKFSEVVEQAIQHGPQVITRRGNEVAVVLSYADYRKLTTPQTKLSVFFRESPLAKVELDLTRDVSAARDDLML
- a CDS encoding type I restriction enzyme HsdR N-terminal domain-containing protein, whose amino-acid sequence is MVQTVQASDLSLHEVKQKFGLQENKDIDFFTKWWKDLPELTDVEKRSLDQLKADFLYLNEYPLSEEAVKLVVVSPLLAMAGFYRAPFRLKTEASVQIALEDEGEMVRGRIDVLVLQDQFWVLVVESKEAGFSLKEAIAQALAYMATTSHPEKPAFSLVTNGTEFLFAKLLKPSAQYACSDLLTLQRRANDLYAVASILKSISQAIGTTPNSPETTP
- a CDS encoding Uma2 family endonuclease; this translates as MYALISRDKIHLPAGAVLRMPGTWQDYCALRDSRGDGSVPRIKYRNGEILLMSSLPRYGREANILADVVKALLDRENRNYEAFTPITMEIPESGGIEPDYCCYIDNWRSALGKDRIDWQTDPPPDLVIEIDVTTYTAAEDSLPYSVPEVWLFQKNGLQIYALQNEIYELQSCSRYFPNTELHSLIAQVLQVAAEQGTGTALRELRQWLADP
- a CDS encoding type II toxin-antitoxin system VapC family toxin; the encoded protein is MKYLLDTCVISELIAKSPNQKVIDWVDQLEEMQIYLSVVTIGEICKGIAKLTDSQRKNELTHWLHQELLVRFADRILPIDVEVMLTWGELTGNLERTGKKIPAVDSLIAAIALQNQLHLVTRNEADFREAGIIVVNPWNQ
- a CDS encoding DUF4914 family protein, whose amino-acid sequence is MEANPLLNVELPPELQEILQSAPHVAIASNVDQLVELAIRDAKNGFHEVAYDIPERGKVVEASVCRVRNGISANYGSASHWRSSRNAVPVPCSAATCST